One window of the Gloeocapsa sp. PCC 73106 genome contains the following:
- a CDS encoding chemotaxis protein CheW: MSANNKLLKIVLFKVGSLYLAFNIDAVQKVTRYTPVLSSGLNHFGVVSLDDREITVVDLHKRLFHTPQPRPTTTGGYLLLVKNSQGESFAIVVGETPSLIDVPTSQVRALPESYRRADTLEIATHVTILSRGGEKLTAFLLDTDQLVPPIPSLG, from the coding sequence ATGAGCGCAAATAATAAATTGTTGAAAATTGTACTGTTTAAGGTAGGTTCTCTTTATTTAGCCTTTAACATTGACGCCGTACAAAAAGTAACTAGATATACCCCAGTACTCAGCAGCGGACTGAATCATTTTGGTGTGGTTAGTCTCGACGATCGCGAAATCACAGTCGTTGATCTACACAAGCGTTTATTTCACACACCTCAACCGCGCCCCACAACAACAGGGGGGTATTTACTGCTAGTCAAAAATAGTCAGGGGGAGTCTTTCGCGATTGTGGTGGGAGAAACTCCCTCCCTAATAGACGTACCTACATCTCAAGTGCGTGCCCTCCCCGAATCCTATCGCCGCGCTGATACTCTGGAAATCGCCACCCACGTCACTATTCTCTCTCGCGGTGGGGAAAAGTTGACCGCTTTTTTACTCGATACGGATCAATTAGTTCCCCCAATTCCTTCTTTGGGCTGA
- a CDS encoding HNH endonuclease, with product MTIPKKVLDLVRERAHYRCEYCHYFEFLSTSPLTIDHILPKSIGGTDDINNLALACRRCNERHYNFVLGIDPETQQEVSLFNPRFSQWSDHFLWTVDGTKIIGISAIGRATCDRLDLNDERRNDRFIQRSRSLWKQGGWHPPKDDPSL from the coding sequence GTGACGATTCCTAAAAAAGTTTTAGATTTAGTACGAGAACGGGCACATTATCGCTGTGAGTATTGTCATTATTTTGAATTTCTTAGCACATCTCCTTTGACTATTGATCATATTTTGCCAAAATCGATAGGTGGAACAGATGATATAAATAATCTCGCTTTAGCTTGTCGTCGTTGTAATGAACGTCACTACAATTTCGTCTTAGGAATTGATCCGGAAACTCAGCAAGAAGTTTCTTTATTCAATCCCCGGTTTTCACAATGGTCAGATCATTTTCTGTGGACAGTCGATGGAACCAAAATTATCGGTATTAGTGCTATTGGTCGAGCCACTTGCGATCGCTTGGATCTGAATGACGAACGACGTAATGATCGCTTTATTCAAAGATCTCGAAGCTTGTGGAAACAAGGAGGTTGGCATCCTCCCAAAGATGATCCTTCCCTTTAG
- the rsmI gene encoding 16S rRNA (cytidine(1402)-2'-O)-methyltransferase: MTLYLVGTPIGNLEDMTFRAVRILQNVDRIASEDTRHTAKLLQHFQITTPQISYHHHNRKSRTPELIALLLQGKSIALVTDAGMPTISDPGVDLVQEAIAHQIPVVPIPGVTAAITALAVSGLNSDRFVFEGFLPTKSKLRRELLQQLQGEVRTLIFYEAPHRLISTLEDFLESFESDRTLVLARELTKLHEELWRGTLQQALDYHQNREPKGEYTIVLAGATQSETSYLNENQLKQELERLTAQGMTLTQASRELTPFTTLSRREIYQLALAKKFFAEGDRK, translated from the coding sequence ATGACTCTTTATCTCGTCGGTACTCCCATCGGTAACCTGGAGGATATGACTTTTAGAGCGGTGCGCATTTTACAGAACGTCGATCGCATCGCTTCTGAAGATACCCGTCATACCGCTAAGTTATTACAGCATTTTCAGATTACCACACCCCAAATTAGCTATCATCACCATAATCGCAAATCCCGCACTCCTGAGTTAATCGCTCTCTTACTTCAAGGTAAAAGCATCGCTCTAGTCACTGACGCGGGAATGCCCACTATTTCTGATCCCGGCGTCGATTTGGTGCAAGAGGCGATCGCCCACCAGATACCCGTTGTTCCTATCCCTGGTGTCACCGCTGCAATTACCGCTCTAGCTGTTTCGGGTTTGAATAGCGATCGCTTTGTCTTTGAGGGGTTTTTACCCACCAAAAGCAAACTCAGACGCGAGCTTTTGCAACAACTCCAGGGGGAAGTTCGCACTCTCATTTTTTACGAAGCTCCCCACCGTCTTATCTCTACCCTCGAGGATTTTTTGGAGAGCTTTGAGAGCGATCGCACCTTAGTTCTAGCCCGCGAGTTAACTAAACTTCATGAAGAACTTTGGCGCGGTACTCTACAACAAGCTCTGGATTATCATCAAAATCGCGAACCCAAGGGAGAATATACCATCGTCCTCGCCGGGGCTACCCAGTCAGAAACGAGCTACTTAAACGAAAATCAGCTTAAACAAGAGCTAGAAAGACTAACAGCTCAGGGAATGACTTTAACTCAAGCTAGTCGGGAATTAACCCCATTTACCACCCTTTCGCGCCGAGAAATTTATCAACTAGCTTTGGCAAAAAAATTTTTTGCTGAGGGTGATAGGAAATGA
- a CDS encoding type IV pilin-like G/H family protein → MRSDLQFKLLSHLNNKQQEKGFTLIELLVVVIIIGVLAAVALPNLLKQVGKARETELKNAVGTVNRAQQSYHFERQSFADSVSLLGVTLPDEYISNALDVVTAGGTSDFADVQPENSNFTDDGTRAYSGRIEYSTGEYAQIMCQSDENLQVLDAPTSADACPTGSVEVR, encoded by the coding sequence ATGAGATCCGATTTACAATTCAAACTACTCTCTCACCTAAACAACAAACAACAAGAAAAAGGTTTCACCTTAATTGAACTCCTAGTTGTTGTAATTATCATCGGTGTTCTCGCTGCTGTTGCTCTACCCAACCTCCTCAAACAAGTTGGTAAAGCTAGAGAAACCGAACTCAAAAACGCAGTTGGTACCGTTAACAGAGCTCAGCAATCCTATCACTTTGAAAGACAATCATTTGCTGATTCCGTGAGCTTGTTGGGTGTTACTCTTCCCGATGAATATATCAGTAACGCTCTCGATGTAGTTACTGCTGGTGGTACCTCAGATTTTGCGGATGTACAACCTGAAAACTCTAACTTCACCGACGACGGTACCAGAGCTTATTCCGGTCGTATTGAGTATTCTACTGGGGAATATGCTCAAATTATGTGCCAATCCGATGAAAACCTCCAGGTACTAGATGCGCCCACAAGTGCTGATGCGTGTCCTACTGGTTCTGTAGAAGTTCGTTAA
- a CDS encoding type IV pilin-like G/H family protein, with product MKLAVIFQPKPCSSLNLTPHTQTQAVTDDKKASQGFTLMELMIVMLFLSLFSVIALPNLLKQGGKAREVEFKNVIGTVNRAQQAYHWERKIFAEGADDQATLERLNVRFNNHYISSYNIDAHDGSIPYATIAPSNANYQRDQTRAYSGLTSFDNGVYATYICQSNDITELTPVPNLPPASICGTDAERIR from the coding sequence ATGAAACTTGCTGTTATTTTCCAGCCCAAGCCTTGCTCTTCTTTAAATCTTACACCCCACACCCAGACTCAAGCAGTCACTGATGACAAAAAGGCAAGTCAAGGTTTTACCCTGATGGAATTGATGATTGTCATGTTATTCCTTTCCCTTTTTAGCGTGATAGCTTTACCCAACCTACTTAAACAAGGAGGAAAAGCGAGGGAAGTGGAATTCAAAAACGTCATTGGTACCGTCAACCGCGCTCAACAAGCTTATCACTGGGAACGAAAAATCTTTGCCGAAGGAGCAGACGACCAAGCTACGTTAGAACGACTAAACGTAAGATTTAACAATCACTACATTAGTAGCTACAATATCGATGCTCACGATGGTTCCATCCCCTATGCTACCATAGCTCCTAGTAACGCCAATTACCAAAGAGATCAAACTAGGGCTTATTCGGGCCTGACGTCCTTTGACAATGGTGTTTACGCAACCTATATCTGTCAATCTAATGACATCACGGAATTAACCCCCGTACCCAATTTACCCCCGGCTTCTATCTGTGGTACCGATGCCGAGCGCATCAGATGA
- a CDS encoding type IV pilin-like G/H family protein, which produces MNIKSKFKTKLLFYLLGKQSTLGFTLLELMIVMIFLSIFAAIALPNLVKQAGKAREVEFKHAIGTVNRAQQAYHWEKGFFVQGTDDADSIRLLNLGFDNSYIDSYNIVANSSEATIAPTNPNYQQDQTRAYSGGAYYDTGSYSVIICQSNEVIDGIDAPLSDSDCGENERLR; this is translated from the coding sequence ATGAACATTAAATCAAAGTTTAAAACTAAATTATTGTTTTACTTACTGGGTAAGCAATCCACGCTCGGGTTTACCCTGTTGGAACTGATGATCGTGATGATTTTCTTGAGTATTTTTGCGGCGATCGCCTTGCCTAACTTGGTTAAACAGGCGGGAAAAGCCAGAGAAGTAGAATTTAAACATGCTATCGGTACGGTTAACCGCGCTCAACAAGCCTACCATTGGGAAAAAGGCTTCTTCGTTCAAGGTACCGACGACGCTGATAGTATCAGACTACTCAATTTAGGCTTTGATAACAGCTATATTGATTCTTATAACATCGTTGCCAATAGTAGCGAAGCGACGATCGCTCCAACTAATCCCAACTATCAACAAGATCAAACTAGAGCTTACTCTGGAGGAGCGTATTATGATACTGGCTCCTATAGTGTGATTATTTGTCAATCCAATGAGGTTATCGATGGTATAGATGCTCCCTTAAGCGATAGCGATTGTGGCGAAAACGAAAGACTGCGATGA